The following is a genomic window from uncultured Flavobacterium sp..
GGGAATAACATTTCGATAACTGGTTCTGGTACAGTAGCAAGTCCTTATGTTGTAAATGCTGTAATACCCGCAACAACACATACTTTATCAAATCCAGTCAACACAATAACTTCAGTTGTAAACGGAGTAATTGTTACCGCACCGGCAGTCAATACAGTTGCAAATACATTAACTGGCACTAAATTAACAACAACTGTAAATGGAATTTCGGGTACAGCTCTAGATTTAGCACCCGCAATAACAAATGCAATAACAGCAGATAATGGTTTAACCACTACAAATGGCAATATACAATTAGGAGGGGCATTAATTAAACCAACTACAGTTACTACTACAGCTACAAACACATTGGCAGTAGCGGGATTACAAACGGGTAATAATACTAATATTTTTAATGGTAGTACTTATACATCAACAGCAGACCGTATTGTAGTTGCAGATCCTTCAACAGGTGTTTTGAAACAAGTTAAAGCAGCAATGCCTAAATTTTTCTACGCACCATCAGTTGTTGTGCCAACACATAATGCATCCGGAGTAGTATTATCCGGAACACAAACATTAAATATTTATACTTTTTATACCCAACAATTTGGCTTTAGTGCTTCATCTGGTCAAGCCCGAAGTAATTCGTCTTCATCATTACCAGTATTAGCTGCGGCAGATTTAGATTATTTTGTGACTTATTTTGATACAAATGTATTCAATACAGTTACTGTATCAGCATCAGGAATTATTTCTTATACTGTGAAATCTACCGCTGTTCCTACAGAAGCTACTTTTATGAATATTGTATTTAAAGTAAGAGACTAATGCTTTTTAGAGACAATAATATGAAAAAGATATTCTTTAGAGGCTACATGAAACTTATTGTTTTTTTGCTTCTTGTAATCACTCAGACAGTAAACGCTCAGTTATACGGGGATTTTCCTTACAATCAAAGCTTTACTTCCGGCACTCAACCTTCAGAAGTAATATTACCTACAGGTGCAGGAACAAATGCTGCTGTATTTACAACAACTGGATTAGAGTTAACACCCGCTGCAAATAGTCAGTTTGGAGCTATAATTATAAATAACAAAAAGTTTAATAGTTCAGTAGGGATTAAAATTTCATTTGAGTACGCTATTTATGGCGGAACTGGTGCAGATGGAATAAGTGTTTTTTTATTCGATGCAGCCGTAACTCCAGTTATTGGAGCTAAAGGTCGCGGAATGGGATACTCTTATTTAAGAGCTAATAATACCTATTCAACTCTTAGAAAAGAGGGGCTTTCCGGTGCATATTTAGGTATTGCATTAGATGCTTATGGTAATTTTAAGGCAGATCCTTTTCAAGGTGATGCCAGAGTTAATGGGGTTGCTTCACCTTCTGGGGGATGGGCAAATTCAGGATCTAGTCACATCACTTTAAGAGGAGCAAGAGGAGGTTTTTTAGATTCAAATGGTAAAGCAGCTGGTTTTTCAGGATATCCGGTTCTTAAGACACAAAGTACACTTACCACTTCGACAACTGCAAATGGTGGTGCGACAATTACAGCCTTAGGAGGATATACTTATAATAATGGTATTGCTGATAATTTCAATCTTCGATCGGGGGCATATACTGTAGACCCCACTAATGCAGCCTATCGTAAGGCCTTTATTGAATTGATACCAAATGCACTGGGAGGTTACAATGTCACTGTGAAAATACAACATCAAAATATAGTAACTACAATAATCGATAAGTATTGGTATCAGCCTTCTGTGGTTTATACTGAAAACTCAAATCCGGCGACAACAGATTTTAATACTTCTGTGAGCGAAGGCGCAGAAACAACTCATACTTTAAATACGGTTATTCCAGAGAGTTTTAAAATTGGTTTTGGAGCTTCGACGGGTGGTTTGAATGATGTACATAAAATATGGGGCTTACAGGTGGCTTTACCTTATGCAGCCGAAGCTGTACAAGATAACGCAATCATTTGTAAAAACAATACTGTAGATATAAATCCGTATGCTAATGATGTTGCTTATAGCGGACCAACTTACGGGACTCCAACTGCATCATCAAGTAATATTGATTTCAGTCAGTTTAGATTTCTAAATAGTGACGGAACCACGGCAAGCGATCCTTTTTTGGTTACTAATAGTCAGGGAACTTTTAGCTACAATTCAACTAGCGGACTTGTAACATTCAAACCTGCATTGGGATTTATTGGAAAAGCGGAAATTCCATATAATATAAAAGGTAAAACATATCCCTCAGGGACTTTTCAACCTTATGGTGATGAGGCGTACCGCTCAGGCATAGCAATGATTTCTGTTGATGTAAAGAAATGTCAGGTAATTACTAATCCAATGATGCCTGCAAAGATTAACATTAAATATTAAAAGACATTCTTTAGACATTTCATCTTAAAAGATAAGCTGCAATAATCAGCGAAAAAATAAAAACATATGAAATCAAAAAAACAAAATATTCTTTTAACCCTATTTCTGATTCTCAGCGGTGTATTAACTGCACAAACAGTCAATACAGGTGATTTATATATTACGGAAGGTACCGTAATGTCTACTGTAGGGGCTATGGATAATAAAGACAGTGGTAATTTGTTTAATGACGGAGATTTTTTTGTTTACAGTCATTTTAATAATGATGGTCTGGTTACTTTTTCTTCAGGTACAACCAAAGGAATTACCAGAATGAGAGGTCTATCCGGATATCAGGAAATTTCAGGTTCTGCACCTATAGAATGGTACAATGCCGAATTTAAAAATAGTAACCTTCAGCCTGCATTTCATTTATCTAATGAAGTAAATATTTCCGGTACATCAGATTTTCAGCAAGGAATTATTGACAATGATAATTACGGAGGATTATTAGTTTTTGAAAAAGAAGCAGAAGCTATCAATGTTAGCGATAATAGTTTTGTAGACGGAAAAGTAAGAAAAAATGGAAATGCTGCTTTTATTTATCCAATTGGAGATAAAAATAAATACCGATTTGCAGGGATTTCAGCGCCAGACGAAGTATTAAGCAGTTTCACAGGAAAATATTTTTATGAAAATTCGAATTCATTATATCAGCATAATAGTAAATCATCTGAAATAGATTTAATAAACAATCAGGAATATTGGACTTTAG
Proteins encoded in this region:
- a CDS encoding gliding motility-associated C-terminal domain-containing protein, whose product is MKSKKQNILLTLFLILSGVLTAQTVNTGDLYITEGTVMSTVGAMDNKDSGNLFNDGDFFVYSHFNNDGLVTFSSGTTKGITRMRGLSGYQEISGSAPIEWYNAEFKNSNLQPAFHLSNEVNISGTSDFQQGIIDNDNYGGLLVFEKEAEAINVSDNSFVDGKVRKNGNAAFIYPIGDKNKYRFAGISAPDEVLSSFTGKYFYENSNSLYQHNSKSSEIDLINNQEYWTLDKTAGNSDVMLTLSWDETSTTPSNVLVSPQSSIHIVRWDEVKKQWIDEGGVVDSDKKTVTTPVNVSGYSVFTTARVDDGIVLPCSTLTIYNAVSPNGDNKNDYFKIGGLSECSADNTVEIYNRWGVKVFETDNYDSNGNVFRGFSEGRVTVSKDKMLPTGTYFYILNFRYSGPNTQTIKKSGYLYLTRD